A stretch of the Plodia interpunctella isolate USDA-ARS_2022_Savannah chromosome Z, ilPloInte3.2, whole genome shotgun sequence genome encodes the following:
- the LOC128683262 gene encoding zinc finger CCCH domain-containing protein 13-like isoform X1, protein MRRLCSDWMSEEDVFEKLPEVDNCCCYLTLKWGSVMIAIITAIDSLALIINPNPITKTLSGCNYNYSNKCEAKKFFQFLFYFDAFRGVINITACLALLLGICMKQTTGVTLFLSTVSIHLILGITLSLLIILVSFLTDHCLMSAQDSTLCFIALVLGTIIYLYFLLVVKSYRTDLYEEGEHSCFRLSPRAKLARGSQQIDQNHPTVSQQTSSSHKDNSHQKLNKPFHSHSHQRKRHHEVITTRQYAAPQPTSKSAHRPQEFRGPPQPPEPRFPEPQQTQESEQIDGQQEIQMYSFEETSELLILYSSRDKTNINQETRDRPQISSELPQQTIEVKISTHEYNEAKESPENDEHQGTSEPQSTGEPHVANELPVASKSQDFKSSHIANRPEGAIGYQDVSGLQDVTSAQVFSKDQNGGDLQDTRDAQSISGPQDVGKGEREQDTSEFQDSKEGQDVIGTQDYSRYQEIKRVQDSSGLYDDRVAQDISGPHVIETQDAKKEQNAHKLQNSGEGQALSEPPLNTSRPQDTEVQDVSGSQDVSGTATQKAKREQDATRVHDAGDAQDIRPQDTREAGDVSGPQDSSIPQDAKNEQNDFRLQDTKQTQDVIPPQDISKPSDFKKERDANRALDIRDTQDASKSQHTRKLDNDVSGTQDAKKEQDINGPQGAREAQDISKSLDVSKPQDVSSELDDISSRDTAREQDVSGPQDASTSQNASTSQDDSRPQNTKRKPQSDSSRQNNNQSC, encoded by the exons ATGCGACGGTTATGTTCTGATTGGATGTCCGAGGAGGATGTGTTTGAAAAATTGCCCGAAGTGGACAATTGTTGTTGTTATTTGACACTAAAATGGGGCAGTGTTATGATTGCTATAATTACTGCAATT gaCAGTCTCGCATTGATTATCAATCCTAATCCAATAACTAAAACCCTGAGTGGTTGCAACTACAACTACTCGAATAAATGTGAAGCCAAGAAGTTTTTCCAGTTTCTGTTCTATTTTGACGCTTTCCGAGGTGTTATCAATATAACCGCTTGCTTAGCTTTACTATTAGGTATATGTATG AAACAGACTACAGGTGTAacgttatttttatctacTGTAAGCATCCATTTAATATTGGGGATAACGCTAAGCCTCTTAATCATCTTGGTCAGCTTTCTTACGGACCACTGCTTGATGAGCGCTCAAGATTCTACCCTGTGCTTCATTGCTCTTGTTTTAGGAACCATAA tatacTTATATTTCCTATTGGTCGTGAAGAGCTACCGGACAGACTTGTATGAAGAGGGTGAACATTCATGTTTTCGTCTTTCTCCTAGAGCTAAGTTGGCAAGGGGATCGCAGCAAATTGATCAAAACCATCCAACAGTTTCGCAGCAAACTAGTTCGAGCCATAAAGACAACTCACAccagaaattaaataaaccatTTCATTCCCATTCTCACCAAAGAAAAAGGCATCACGAAGTTATCACAACTCGACAATATGCTGCGCCGCAGCCAACGAGCAAGTCCGCACATAGACCCCAAGAATTTAGGGGCCCTCCACAACCTCCTGAGCCCAGGTTCCCGGAGCCGCAGCAAACTCAAGAATCCGAACAAATTGATGGCCAGCAGGAAATCCAAATGTATAGTTTTGAAGAAACTAGTGAACTTCTTATACTCTATTCATCCCGTGATAAAACGAATATAAACCAGGAAACCAGAGATAGACCCCAAATATCCAGTGAACTTCCACAACAAACTATTGAAGTGAAAATTAGTACACACGAATATAACGAAGCTAAAGAATCGCCCGAAAACGATGAGCACCAGGGTACAAGTGAGCCCCAGAGTACGGGTGAGCCCCATGTTGCTAATGAGCTTCCAGTTGCTAGTAAGTCCCAGGACTTTAAAAGCTCTCATATTGCCAATAGACCAGAAGGTGCTATTGGGTATCAAGACGTTAGTGGACTTCAGGATGTTACTAGTGCGCAGGTCTTTAGTAAGGATCAAAATGGTGGGGATCTTCAGGATACTAGAGATGCCCAGAGTATCAGTGGGCCCCAAGATGTTGGTAAGGGCGAAAGGGAACAGGATACCAGTGAGTTTCAGGATTCTAAAGAGGGTCAGGATGTCATTGGGACCCAAGATTATAGTAGATATCAGGAAATTAAAAGAGTACAAGATTCCAGTGGGCTTTATGATGACAGAGTGGCCCAGGATATCAGTGGGCCCCATGTTATTGAGACCCAGGATGCTAAAAAGGAACAGAATGCCCATAAGCTTCAGAATTCTGGAGAGGGCCAGGCACTCAGCGAACCACCCCTAAATACAAGTAGGCCTCAGGATACAGAGGTCCAGGATGTATCTGGATCCCAAGATGTTAGTGGGACCGCGACCCAGAAAGCTAAAAGAGAACAGGATGCCACTCGGGTTCATGATGCTGGAGATGCCCAGGATATCAGGCCTCAGGATACTAGAGAGGCTGGGGATGTTAGTGGACCCCAGGATAGTAGTATACCTCAAGACGCTAAGAACGAACAGAATGACTTTAGGCTTCAGGATACTAAACAGACTCAGGATGTTATTCCACCACAAGATATTAGTAAGCCTTCGGACTTTAAAAAAGAACGGGATGCCAATAGGGCTCTGGATATAAGAGATACTCAAGATGCCAGTAAGTCTCAGCACACTAGAAAGTTAGATAATGATGTCAGTGGAACCCAAGATGCTAAAAAGGAACAGGATATCAATGGGCCTCAGGGTGCTAGAGAGGCCCAAGATATTAGTAAGTCTCTAGATGTTAGTAAGCCTCAGGACGTGAGTAGCGAACTGGACGACATCAGCTCGCGTGACACTGCTAGAGAACAGGACGTCAGTGGACCACAAGATGCTAGTACCTCACAGAACGCTAGTACATCACAGGACGATAGTAGGCCCCAAAATACGAAAAGAAAACCTCAGAGTGACAGTAGCCGACAGAATAATAATCAATCTTGTTGA
- the LOC128683262 gene encoding zinc finger CCCH domain-containing protein 13-like isoform X2: protein MKQTTGVTLFLSTVSIHLILGITLSLLIILVSFLTDHCLMSAQDSTLCFIALVLGTIIYLYFLLVVKSYRTDLYEEGEHSCFRLSPRAKLARGSQQIDQNHPTVSQQTSSSHKDNSHQKLNKPFHSHSHQRKRHHEVITTRQYAAPQPTSKSAHRPQEFRGPPQPPEPRFPEPQQTQESEQIDGQQEIQMYSFEETSELLILYSSRDKTNINQETRDRPQISSELPQQTIEVKISTHEYNEAKESPENDEHQGTSEPQSTGEPHVANELPVASKSQDFKSSHIANRPEGAIGYQDVSGLQDVTSAQVFSKDQNGGDLQDTRDAQSISGPQDVGKGEREQDTSEFQDSKEGQDVIGTQDYSRYQEIKRVQDSSGLYDDRVAQDISGPHVIETQDAKKEQNAHKLQNSGEGQALSEPPLNTSRPQDTEVQDVSGSQDVSGTATQKAKREQDATRVHDAGDAQDIRPQDTREAGDVSGPQDSSIPQDAKNEQNDFRLQDTKQTQDVIPPQDISKPSDFKKERDANRALDIRDTQDASKSQHTRKLDNDVSGTQDAKKEQDINGPQGAREAQDISKSLDVSKPQDVSSELDDISSRDTAREQDVSGPQDASTSQNASTSQDDSRPQNTKRKPQSDSSRQNNNQSC from the exons ATG AAACAGACTACAGGTGTAacgttatttttatctacTGTAAGCATCCATTTAATATTGGGGATAACGCTAAGCCTCTTAATCATCTTGGTCAGCTTTCTTACGGACCACTGCTTGATGAGCGCTCAAGATTCTACCCTGTGCTTCATTGCTCTTGTTTTAGGAACCATAA tatacTTATATTTCCTATTGGTCGTGAAGAGCTACCGGACAGACTTGTATGAAGAGGGTGAACATTCATGTTTTCGTCTTTCTCCTAGAGCTAAGTTGGCAAGGGGATCGCAGCAAATTGATCAAAACCATCCAACAGTTTCGCAGCAAACTAGTTCGAGCCATAAAGACAACTCACAccagaaattaaataaaccatTTCATTCCCATTCTCACCAAAGAAAAAGGCATCACGAAGTTATCACAACTCGACAATATGCTGCGCCGCAGCCAACGAGCAAGTCCGCACATAGACCCCAAGAATTTAGGGGCCCTCCACAACCTCCTGAGCCCAGGTTCCCGGAGCCGCAGCAAACTCAAGAATCCGAACAAATTGATGGCCAGCAGGAAATCCAAATGTATAGTTTTGAAGAAACTAGTGAACTTCTTATACTCTATTCATCCCGTGATAAAACGAATATAAACCAGGAAACCAGAGATAGACCCCAAATATCCAGTGAACTTCCACAACAAACTATTGAAGTGAAAATTAGTACACACGAATATAACGAAGCTAAAGAATCGCCCGAAAACGATGAGCACCAGGGTACAAGTGAGCCCCAGAGTACGGGTGAGCCCCATGTTGCTAATGAGCTTCCAGTTGCTAGTAAGTCCCAGGACTTTAAAAGCTCTCATATTGCCAATAGACCAGAAGGTGCTATTGGGTATCAAGACGTTAGTGGACTTCAGGATGTTACTAGTGCGCAGGTCTTTAGTAAGGATCAAAATGGTGGGGATCTTCAGGATACTAGAGATGCCCAGAGTATCAGTGGGCCCCAAGATGTTGGTAAGGGCGAAAGGGAACAGGATACCAGTGAGTTTCAGGATTCTAAAGAGGGTCAGGATGTCATTGGGACCCAAGATTATAGTAGATATCAGGAAATTAAAAGAGTACAAGATTCCAGTGGGCTTTATGATGACAGAGTGGCCCAGGATATCAGTGGGCCCCATGTTATTGAGACCCAGGATGCTAAAAAGGAACAGAATGCCCATAAGCTTCAGAATTCTGGAGAGGGCCAGGCACTCAGCGAACCACCCCTAAATACAAGTAGGCCTCAGGATACAGAGGTCCAGGATGTATCTGGATCCCAAGATGTTAGTGGGACCGCGACCCAGAAAGCTAAAAGAGAACAGGATGCCACTCGGGTTCATGATGCTGGAGATGCCCAGGATATCAGGCCTCAGGATACTAGAGAGGCTGGGGATGTTAGTGGACCCCAGGATAGTAGTATACCTCAAGACGCTAAGAACGAACAGAATGACTTTAGGCTTCAGGATACTAAACAGACTCAGGATGTTATTCCACCACAAGATATTAGTAAGCCTTCGGACTTTAAAAAAGAACGGGATGCCAATAGGGCTCTGGATATAAGAGATACTCAAGATGCCAGTAAGTCTCAGCACACTAGAAAGTTAGATAATGATGTCAGTGGAACCCAAGATGCTAAAAAGGAACAGGATATCAATGGGCCTCAGGGTGCTAGAGAGGCCCAAGATATTAGTAAGTCTCTAGATGTTAGTAAGCCTCAGGACGTGAGTAGCGAACTGGACGACATCAGCTCGCGTGACACTGCTAGAGAACAGGACGTCAGTGGACCACAAGATGCTAGTACCTCACAGAACGCTAGTACATCACAGGACGATAGTAGGCCCCAAAATACGAAAAGAAAACCTCAGAGTGACAGTAGCCGACAGAATAATAATCAATCTTGTTGA